A DNA window from Paenibacillus andongensis contains the following coding sequences:
- a CDS encoding YncE family protein encodes MVTHSKSDYISFLNPASGSFEKLIVGQSPFAIAEGPNHRAYVSTAEGVAVVDTQLRRRVALVPYQADIGKIEFGEYRPGGMGIAVSPDGRFVYVGVYLPGRSKSQLEIMDTEKLSMTGSVTVGIRPFDVVTSLDGREVYSIDHDSYSVTAIDLASNKARTLDVAPYGRGGYEKPHYAAVRSDGRLLLPYQGRGLVVLDPVSGKYETKPLTGNTHQEGVALTLDGKQLLIVGIGAAGSATGKPNLTVLDIAAHAEKIIPLARMHQMVASSADGRYAYLTGGVTYADTGWNGMTVVDLDSGAVRDFEIPDYPLDVQLLSR; translated from the coding sequence ATGGTTACACATTCCAAGAGTGACTATATCTCTTTCTTAAATCCAGCTTCCGGCAGTTTCGAGAAACTCATCGTCGGTCAATCTCCTTTCGCTATTGCGGAAGGCCCTAACCATCGCGCCTATGTGTCAACAGCGGAAGGTGTCGCTGTTGTGGATACCCAGCTGCGCAGACGCGTAGCCCTTGTTCCCTACCAAGCCGACATTGGGAAGATTGAGTTTGGTGAATATCGTCCCGGTGGCATGGGCATCGCTGTGTCGCCTGACGGCCGATTCGTCTATGTAGGTGTTTACTTGCCCGGCCGCAGCAAAAGCCAACTCGAAATCATGGACACGGAGAAACTCTCCATGACAGGTAGTGTTACCGTCGGAATCCGACCGTTTGATGTCGTAACCAGCCTCGACGGCCGTGAAGTTTACAGCATCGACCACGATTCTTACTCCGTGACGGCTATTGATCTTGCCAGTAACAAAGCTCGCACCCTTGACGTTGCTCCTTATGGTCGTGGCGGCTATGAGAAGCCCCATTATGCGGCGGTTCGTTCCGATGGGCGTCTACTTTTGCCTTACCAAGGCCGAGGCCTCGTCGTTCTTGACCCTGTAAGCGGCAAGTATGAGACGAAGCCGCTAACCGGCAACACGCATCAGGAAGGGGTTGCTCTCACACTTGATGGTAAGCAGCTGCTCATCGTCGGCATCGGCGCTGCTGGCAGCGCAACCGGCAAGCCTAACTTAACCGTGCTCGACATCGCTGCGCATGCCGAGAAAATCATCCCTTTGGCCCGTATGCACCAAATGGTCGCCAGTAGCGCAGACGGTCGTTACGCTTACCTAACAGGCGGCGTTACTTATGCCGATACCGGTTGGAACGGCATGACCGTTGTTGACTTGGACTCTGGCGCAGTCCGCGACTTCGAAATCCCAGATTATCCACTGGATGTGCAGCTGCTGAGTCGGTAA